The segment CCACGGATTCGCCCCTCGAATGTTCCACGGACGACACGGTGTCGGCGGTGGAAGAACTCGTGTTATGAAACGCTACCTGATCCGAGACGTTCACACATAGCCGACCAAATGGTGGAGCCCGATGTCCTCATTGGGCTTCAAGCGCTGCGCTCGCACCCCGGCCCGAAGAGGACGTCGGACGCCGCCTTTGGCTCCAGGGATACGGCTTTAGGCAGGGCGGGGTGATTTACGCCGCCAAGCTGATGCACGCCCCGCGTTACTCTCGGAGGGCGCGAACCTGACGACCGGATTGCTTGAGCGTGAGCGCCGTCGCGGGGCCGCCGTCAGCTGGGAATTCGAACACGATGTCGGCTGCGACTCGGCGGGAGAAAAACGTCTCGGGCGAGGCCGCATAGAGGCGATCCGTGGCCTGGCCGGTCGGCGTGAGGAAAAGCGCTTCGTTGCGGCGCTCGAATACGAGCGCGAACTGCGGGCTCACCCGGAAGGTGCCGGTGCAGCGATCGAGTTGCTCCGCGCTCAACGCGACCGTGGCGCGATCCCGATTCGGCGCGGGGCGCTCCGGCACCCCGGCCGCGCGCCGCATCAGGGCTTCCGCAATCTGCGAGCCCGCGGGCGTCGAGCGGTTCGAGAGCACGAGTGTCGCGAGACCGAGTTCGCGATTCACAAAAAGCGCGGCGTGAAAACCGCCCGTCATACCATTGTGCCAGCGGGTGCGGCCATCGCCGGCCAGCATCCATCCGAGCGCCTGCCCGCCCCCCGTGATGCTCGCGGCAAGTGTCTGCTTCGACCAGGCGAGCTCGATCGCTTTCTGCAGCGAAGTCGTTTCCGGATGCAACACGGCGTTCGCGAAACGGATCATGTCCGCGGTCGTGGAGCGGATTCCGCCGGCCGCGGCCAGAGCCTTGAATTCCCATGGCTGGCACGGCGCGCCCGTTGAGGTGAAAGCGGGCGGAAAGCGATCCCGCAGGTCGTCGCGGAGACCGATCACGGTGTCCTTCATTCCCAACGGCTGAGCGATTCGCTTCGCAAGCAATTCCGGGTACGTCATCCCCGCGTTCCGTGCCAGCAGCGTGCCGAGCAGACCGACCGCGAGATTGCTGTAGCTGGCTTTCGTGCCAGGCGGAAAATCGAGCTTCACGCGCCGCAATGTCGCCCACAGCTCAGGCTCGCCATAGGTCGCGTAGGGATCCCGGTAGTCGTCGCTCGGAATTTCCGGGGGGATGCGCGGCAGCCCGGACGTGTGCGTGGCGAGCATGCGCAACGTGATGCGTTCTCCGTCGCCGTCCGGTAACGTCACGTCCGTCGGGAGGAGGCTGGCGAGCGTCGTGTCGAGCGTCACCTCACCTCTCACGACGGCATCGGCCAGCAACAGGCCCGTGAACACTTTGGTGATCGATCCGATTTCGTAGAGCGTTTGGTCGTCGGGCGGCGTGGTGGTGGCGGGACTCAATGACCCGGCATGAGCCGTGACCACCTTGCCCGACTGGATTAGCCCGAGTGAAACGGCCTGCAGGGTTTTGTTCTCCACGAGCGGGGCGACCGATTGCTGGAGGTCTGCTGGGGTGAGCGGGGCCGCAACGGCGGGATGAGCCGTAACCGCGAGAGTCACGGCGGCGAACAAAGTAGGAACAGTTCTCATGCGATGGAGCGGGTGAAGCTGACGACTAGAGGACAGGATTCGATTCGAGATCACGCAACAACGACTCGAGCCGGCGGCACTCCGGCACGAGTCGCCGGCGGTAACGCCACGCCACGATTCCGCCGCCGACGGCGAGCGCCAAACCGAAGACCAAAGCCAACGACCACGCTTCGTTGACGCTCGCCTTGCCGGCGAGGTGGAGCTGCCGGACCGCGACGGCGGTGACGGGCGCCAGCGCGCCGAGGAGAATTGCGATCACGGCGAGACGGCGGCGCTCCGCCCGGTTTCCTTCCCGGGCTGCCAGCAAGGCCTCGCGCAACGAGCGAATCGACGTCTTCGGCGGTACGCCTTCGCGCAGAAGTTTTCGCAGGAAGTGAATGGCCGCACTCCACGGCAGCAGCAGCAGCAGCCAAAGCGCCCCCTGTCCCGCGAACTCGAGCGGGCCTTGCTGCACGAGCTGCGCGAGGGCGAGAGCCGTTGCACCTGTCAGCGCAAGGAAGGTCCAGCCGAGCCACCATCCCTGCAGCCGGCGCCGCTCGCGGAGCCGAGTCACAAAATGTGCGGCCAGGCGTGCGCCGGCGTCGGCCAGCGGTTCGTTGGGCGAGGAACGCCACAGTTCGTCGAGCGCGTTGGTGGTCATGGTTGTTCTCCTGATGTCATGATGTCGGCCAGCCGCTTGCGCAGCCGGGTGAGGCGAGTCCCCACGTTGGATTCGGACAGGCCGTGAATCTCGGCGATCTCGCGGTAACCGAGTCCGTCGAGCGAGAGCAGGATCAGTGATCGGTCGATCGGAGCGAGCGAGC is part of the Opitutus terrae PB90-1 genome and harbors:
- a CDS encoding serine hydrolase — translated: MISNRILSSSRQLHPLHRMRTVPTLFAAVTLAVTAHPAVAAPLTPADLQQSVAPLVENKTLQAVSLGLIQSGKVVTAHAGSLSPATTTPPDDQTLYEIGSITKVFTGLLLADAVVRGEVTLDTTLASLLPTDVTLPDGDGERITLRMLATHTSGLPRIPPEIPSDDYRDPYATYGEPELWATLRRVKLDFPPGTKASYSNLAVGLLGTLLARNAGMTYPELLAKRIAQPLGMKDTVIGLRDDLRDRFPPAFTSTGAPCQPWEFKALAAAGGIRSTTADMIRFANAVLHPETTSLQKAIELAWSKQTLAASITGGGQALGWMLAGDGRTRWHNGMTGGFHAALFVNRELGLATLVLSNRSTPAGSQIAEALMRRAAGVPERPAPNRDRATVALSAEQLDRCTGTFRVSPQFALVFERRNEALFLTPTGQATDRLYAASPETFFSRRVAADIVFEFPADGGPATALTLKQSGRQVRALRE